The genomic region GAGCGCATCCACTGCCACGTCCACGCCCTTGTGCTCGGCCACGCTGCCGATGAAGCCCAGCCGCAGCACGCGCTCCCTCCCCCGCTCCGCCTGCTGCGCGTCGCCGGCCACGTCGATGCCGTACGGGAGGTACGACACCCGCTCCGCATCGATCCCGCCCTCCACCAGCGTTCTCTCCATCAGCCGCGACGGGGCGAGCACCCGGTCGATCCGGTTCAGCTCGCGGCGCAGAAAGGGCTGCCGCGCCACCAGCGCCCTGGTCTCGGCGACGAACCTCCGCCCCGCGACGAGGCGCGAGCCGGTGGCGGCCTTCACCCCCAGCCCGATCATCCAGTTGGGGGCGCGCGCCACGATCCCGGGGAGCGAAACGGGGTGGCTGTCCACGTTCGCCGCGACGTGGCGGATGCAGTTGATCCCCGACTCGCCGGGCCCCGCGCACAGCTCGTTGCCGCCCAGCCGCAACTGGCTGTACGGGCACACCGGCCAGAAGTCCGTCGCGGTGAAGACGGTCGGGATGCCGCGCTCCACGCACGGCCCGATCAGCGCCGCGGAGAGCCTCGCCAGGTGGACGAAGTGGACAACGTCCGGCTCCACCTCGGCCAGCAGCCGGTCGAAGGCGCGCGCGAAGAGGTGGTTGTCGTACGCGAGCTCCGTCACCACGCTCTGGTCGCCCATTGGATCCGGCGAGTGGCGGAAGCGCTCCACCCGCAGACCTTCGTACGTGTAGCAGTCGAAGCGCTCCTCGTCGCGCAGCGGGCGCGGGTCGGGGTAGCCGGTCACCACCACCACCTCGTGGCCGCGCGCCTGTAGCTCCCTCGCGATACCGAGTGCGATTACCTCTGTGCCGGCTGAGTAATCG from Longimicrobium sp. harbors:
- a CDS encoding glycosyltransferase family 4 protein, producing the protein MKIIVTVHQFLPDYSAGTEVIALGIARELQARGHEVVVVTGYPDPRPLRDEERFDCYTYEGLRVERFRHSPDPMGDQSVVTELAYDNHLFARAFDRLLAEVEPDVVHFVHLARLSAALIGPCVERGIPTVFTATDFWPVCPYSQLRLGGNELCAGPGESGINCIRHVAANVDSHPVSLPGIVARAPNWMIGLGVKAATGSRLVAGRRFVAETRALVARQPFLRRELNRIDRVLAPSRLMERTLVEGGIDAERVSYLPYGIDVAGDAQQAERGRERVLRLGFIGSVAEHKGVDVAVDALRLLPPALPVELSIHGEAGTNAASQAYHAHIRALAQGDPRIRLCPPFPNREVRRVLASMDALVVPSVWPENTPLVVYEAFAVGCPVIGSDVEGIAEVVGHEVNGLLFAPGDSSGLAAAIRRLAENRALLRTLAARTSPPLSVAAHVSRLEAIYGELAARAVGARTSEAHAGLG